A region from the Sphingopyxis lindanitolerans genome encodes:
- the recO gene encoding DNA repair protein RecO, whose translation MAVLTADAIVCAVRAHGEHGAILRALTEQAGLVAGYVRGGRSRRLRPILVPGNAIALELRARTEEQLGGATAELLTSRAPLLAEPLAAAAIDWVTSLTAATLPEAQPYPALYVALAAVLEAIGVAPSARQWALALGRYELLLLAELGFGLDLGECVVTGVSGDLTHVSPKSGGAVSAAAAAGYENRLLRLPPFLRDGKSGEAAADPALTDILDFLALTGHFLDRDVLDGRNHDLLIVRERLVDRLKRAVA comes from the coding sequence TTGGCCGTCCTGACCGCCGATGCGATCGTCTGCGCGGTGCGAGCGCATGGCGAGCATGGCGCGATATTGCGCGCGCTGACCGAGCAGGCGGGGTTGGTCGCGGGCTATGTGCGCGGCGGCCGCTCGCGGCGGCTGCGGCCGATCCTGGTGCCAGGCAATGCGATCGCGCTCGAACTGCGCGCGCGCACCGAGGAGCAACTCGGCGGCGCGACGGCCGAACTGCTGACGAGCCGCGCCCCGCTGCTGGCCGAGCCGCTGGCGGCCGCGGCGATCGACTGGGTGACCAGCCTGACCGCCGCGACGCTGCCCGAGGCGCAGCCCTATCCGGCGCTCTATGTCGCGTTGGCCGCAGTGCTGGAGGCGATCGGCGTGGCGCCTTCGGCACGGCAATGGGCGCTCGCGCTGGGGCGCTATGAGCTGTTGCTGCTCGCCGAGCTCGGCTTTGGGCTGGACCTTGGCGAATGCGTCGTGACGGGAGTGTCCGGCGACCTGACCCATGTCAGCCCGAAATCGGGCGGGGCGGTCAGCGCCGCCGCGGCCGCCGGTTATGAAAATCGCCTTCTCCGCCTGCCACCCTTCCTGCGCGACGGCAAATCGGGCGAAGCGGCGGCCGACCCCGCCCTGACCGACATCCTCGATTTTCTGGCGCTGACCGGCCATTTTCTCGACCGCGACGTCCTCGACGGGCGCAACCATGACTTGCTGATCGTAAGGGAAAGATTGGTCGACCGGCTCAAGAGGGCGGTTGCGTGA
- the leuB gene encoding 3-isopropylmalate dehydrogenase yields the protein MRTHRPRRYARRGLELNILLLAGDGIGPEIMTEAEKLLAALALPVTLDRALVGGAAYEATGHPLPPETLAKARAADAILFGAVGDPRFDHVERHLRPEQAILGLRSELGLFANLRPAKLFPGLEDASALRPEVAAAIDLLIVRELNGDVYFGEKGTRTTANGEREGYDIMAYSESEVRRIAHVAFRAAQGRAKRLCSVDKANVLETSQLWRDVVIEVAADYPDVALSHMYVDNAAMQLVRNPGQFDVVVTGNLFGDILSDQASMCVGSIGLLASASLSEGRLGLYEPIHGSAPDIAGKGIANPLAMILSLAMLLRHSGDDEASAARIEAAVAKVLADGARGADLGGTMGTAALGDAVVAALNG from the coding sequence ATGCGGACGCATCGGCCGAGACGATATGCGCGAAGGGGTCTAGAATTGAACATCCTGCTGCTGGCTGGCGACGGTATCGGCCCCGAGATCATGACGGAGGCCGAGAAGCTGCTTGCCGCGCTGGCGCTGCCGGTGACGCTCGACCGCGCGCTGGTCGGCGGGGCGGCCTATGAAGCCACCGGCCATCCGCTCCCGCCCGAGACGCTCGCCAAGGCCAGGGCGGCCGACGCGATCCTGTTCGGCGCGGTTGGCGACCCGCGTTTCGACCATGTCGAACGTCATTTGCGCCCCGAGCAGGCGATCCTGGGCCTGCGGTCCGAACTCGGCCTGTTCGCCAATCTGCGCCCGGCGAAACTGTTTCCGGGGCTGGAGGACGCCTCGGCGCTTCGCCCCGAAGTCGCGGCGGCGATCGACCTGCTGATCGTCCGCGAACTCAACGGCGACGTCTATTTCGGCGAAAAGGGCACACGCACCACCGCGAACGGCGAGCGCGAGGGCTATGACATCATGGCGTATAGCGAAAGCGAGGTGCGGCGCATCGCCCATGTCGCCTTCCGCGCCGCGCAAGGCCGCGCGAAACGCCTGTGCTCGGTCGACAAGGCCAATGTGCTCGAAACCTCGCAATTGTGGCGCGACGTGGTGATCGAAGTCGCCGCCGACTATCCCGACGTCGCGTTGTCGCACATGTATGTCGATAATGCCGCGATGCAGCTTGTGCGTAACCCCGGCCAGTTCGACGTCGTCGTCACCGGCAATTTGTTCGGCGACATTCTCTCCGATCAGGCGTCGATGTGCGTTGGCTCGATCGGGCTGCTCGCGTCGGCGTCGCTGAGCGAAGGCCGGCTGGGGCTGTATGAACCGATCCACGGCAGCGCGCCTGACATCGCGGGGAAGGGCATTGCCAACCCGCTGGCGATGATCCTCTCGCTCGCGATGCTGCTGCGCCATTCGGGGGACGATGAGGCGAGCGCGGCGCGGATCGAGGCCGCGGTCGCGAAGGTGCTGGCCGACGGTGCGCGCGGCGCCGACCTGGGCGGAACGATGGGCACGGCGGCGCTTGGCGACGCGGTCGTTGCGGCGCTGAATGGCTGA
- a CDS encoding trans-sulfuration enzyme family protein, whose product MKKKTGFDRNTTRHWHPATQAVRGGTWRTEHGETSEALFLTSGYTYESAEEVAARFSGDGQGMTYSRLQNPTVAMLEERIALMEGAEACRVQATGMAAMTTALLCQLSAGDHIVAAKAAFGSCRWLVDSLCPRFGIETTVVDGRDNEAWEKAIKPNTKVFFFETPANPTMDIVDMKHVCGLARAHGITSVVDNAFATAVLQRPMEFGADVVAYSATKLMEGQGRVLAGAVCGTEKFINDILLPFQRNTGPNLSPFNAWVVLKGLETLDLRARRQSENALAVGKAIEGRVARMLHPGLASHPQHNLAKSQMDDCGPIFSFVLAGGAAQAMAFLNALELVDISNNIGDARSLCCHPWTTTHYGVSPEARLDMGVDEGMLRINIGLEDPRDVIADLDQALTRVGL is encoded by the coding sequence ATGAAGAAGAAAACCGGTTTTGATCGCAACACGACGCGCCACTGGCACCCCGCGACGCAGGCGGTGCGCGGCGGCACCTGGCGCACCGAACACGGCGAGACGTCCGAAGCGCTCTTCCTGACCTCGGGCTACACTTATGAAAGCGCCGAGGAAGTCGCGGCGCGTTTTTCGGGCGACGGACAAGGCATGACCTATTCGCGCCTCCAGAACCCGACCGTCGCGATGCTCGAAGAGCGCATCGCGCTGATGGAGGGCGCCGAGGCGTGCCGTGTCCAGGCGACCGGCATGGCGGCGATGACGACCGCTTTGCTTTGCCAGCTTTCGGCGGGCGACCATATTGTCGCGGCGAAGGCCGCCTTCGGGTCGTGCCGCTGGCTGGTCGACAGCCTTTGCCCGCGTTTCGGGATCGAGACCACCGTCGTCGATGGACGCGATAACGAGGCCTGGGAAAAGGCAATCAAGCCCAATACCAAGGTCTTCTTCTTCGAAACGCCTGCGAACCCAACGATGGACATCGTCGACATGAAGCATGTCTGCGGGCTGGCAAGAGCGCATGGCATCACCAGCGTCGTCGACAACGCCTTCGCGACCGCGGTGCTCCAGCGCCCGATGGAATTCGGCGCCGATGTCGTCGCCTATTCGGCGACCAAGCTGATGGAAGGGCAGGGGCGCGTCCTCGCCGGCGCCGTCTGCGGGACCGAAAAATTCATCAACGACATACTACTGCCGTTCCAGCGCAACACCGGGCCGAACCTGTCGCCTTTCAACGCCTGGGTGGTGCTGAAGGGGCTCGAGACGCTCGACCTGCGCGCGCGGCGCCAGTCGGAGAACGCCCTCGCGGTCGGAAAGGCGATCGAGGGCCGCGTCGCCCGCATGCTCCACCCCGGACTGGCGAGCCATCCGCAGCACAATCTGGCGAAGAGCCAGATGGACGATTGCGGGCCGATCTTTTCCTTCGTCCTAGCCGGCGGTGCCGCGCAGGCGATGGCGTTTCTGAATGCGCTCGAACTCGTCGATATCAGCAATAATATCGGCGACGCGCGCAGCCTCTGCTGCCATCCGTGGACGACGACGCACTATGGGGTCAGCCCCGAAGCGCGGCTGGACATGGGGGTCGACGAAGGCATGCTCCGCATCAACATCGGGCTCGAAGACCCGCGCGACGTGATCGCCGACCTGGACCAGGCATTGACCCGCGTCGGGCTTTGA
- the apaG gene encoding Co2+/Mg2+ efflux protein ApaG: protein MIDSFFPFAATTGPITVRVSVSYLPEQSHPALGRWFWAYHVRVENHGDVAAQLLTRHWRISDGRGQVSEIEGEGVVGEQPLISPGGAFDYVSGCPLPTPEGSMVGSYTMEMGDGSQMLIAIPQFPLQAPATAS from the coding sequence ATGATCGACTCCTTCTTCCCATTTGCGGCGACCACCGGGCCGATCACCGTGCGTGTCTCGGTCAGCTATCTGCCCGAACAGTCGCATCCGGCGCTCGGGCGCTGGTTCTGGGCCTATCATGTCCGGGTCGAGAATCACGGCGACGTCGCGGCGCAGCTGCTGACGCGCCACTGGCGGATCAGCGACGGCCGCGGGCAGGTGAGCGAGATCGAGGGCGAGGGTGTCGTTGGCGAACAACCGCTGATTTCGCCGGGCGGCGCGTTCGATTATGTTTCGGGCTGCCCGCTCCCGACCCCCGAAGGATCGATGGTCGGCAGCTATACGATGGAAATGGGCGACGGATCGCAGATGCTGATCGCGATCCCGCAATTCCCGCTCCAGGCGCCTGCGACCGCGTCATGA
- a CDS encoding LysR family transcriptional regulator, with product MKRTHLPLNALRVFDAAARHLSFTRAADELAVTPAAVGQQIRALEDMLGVVLFRRTPKGLELTGEADAGLDALRQGFLQFEESVRAMQAGQSSQSLTIAAPRDLTAKWLAPRLARYSQQAPDVRFTLVSADGGIDFTEANLDLAIFWTDGAGEHEGVQLAEPAMVTVAGPGTGSDTRIAWPGCPVADGEPALRLGDAGLAIDAAANGLGQANVPAMLAEADIASGRVRLVREAFPVNRGYWLVAPTPQWRQAKVKALVAALTAA from the coding sequence ATGAAGCGCACCCATCTACCCCTGAACGCTCTGCGCGTTTTCGATGCCGCTGCCCGGCACCTGAGCTTCACGCGCGCCGCCGACGAACTGGCGGTGACCCCCGCCGCGGTAGGGCAGCAGATTCGCGCGCTCGAGGATATGCTCGGCGTCGTCCTGTTCCGCCGCACCCCCAAGGGCCTCGAACTGACCGGCGAAGCCGATGCCGGGCTCGACGCGCTGCGACAGGGTTTCCTCCAGTTCGAGGAATCGGTGCGCGCGATGCAGGCGGGGCAATCGTCACAGTCGCTGACGATCGCGGCGCCGCGCGACCTGACCGCCAAATGGCTCGCGCCACGGCTCGCGCGCTATAGCCAGCAGGCGCCCGACGTGCGCTTCACGCTGGTTTCGGCCGACGGCGGGATCGATTTCACCGAAGCGAACCTCGACCTCGCGATTTTCTGGACCGACGGCGCGGGCGAGCATGAGGGCGTTCAACTCGCCGAACCCGCGATGGTGACCGTCGCCGGCCCCGGCACCGGAAGCGACACGCGGATCGCCTGGCCCGGCTGCCCGGTCGCCGACGGCGAGCCCGCGCTGCGGCTCGGCGACGCGGGGCTTGCGATCGACGCCGCCGCCAACGGGCTGGGCCAGGCCAATGTCCCGGCAATGCTGGCCGAGGCCGATATCGCGTCGGGCCGCGTCCGGCTGGTGCGCGAGGCGTTTCCGGTCAATCGCGGCTATTGGCTCGTCGCCCCGACGCCGCAATGGCGGCAGGCAAAGGTCAAGGCGCTGGTGGCCGCGCTGACGGCGGCATAG
- a CDS encoding serine hydrolase → MKIVRTALLAATLALPAPLALAHQPSPETVAPQGATAFDRRVAQLVDVINGNMAFDAYFAPSFQAAVPEAQFKAMTASITAQYGRAITVEGAHSADGRSGKLQLRFEKGVATVLLDAGPPPDERVAGLRITGFTMADDSFARVSGDIAALPGVTGFLVAEVDGDALRSIAASHADRQFAIGSAFKLYVLDELAAQIAAGKRRWNDVVPLSHLSFSSAATANWPKDTPVTLQTLANWMISVSDNGAADTLIHLLGRDAIEARMRAAGNSDPSRTIPFLTTVEAFALKGNNFTDLRGKFVAGDDAAQRKLIDGNADRLVLSNVDGVSFTAGPRFIDSLEWFASPDDIARLMIDLRQRGSEPAMAAMAINNGLGPVAAEPWRYLGYKGGSENGVLSMSLLGQRKADGKWFVVTASWNNADANVDTVVFSGLVTRLLALAAK, encoded by the coding sequence ATGAAGATCGTGCGCACCGCCCTGCTCGCCGCGACGCTGGCCCTTCCCGCGCCGCTCGCGCTCGCCCACCAGCCGTCGCCCGAAACCGTTGCGCCGCAGGGCGCCACCGCTTTCGACCGCCGCGTGGCGCAGCTCGTCGATGTTATCAATGGCAACATGGCGTTCGACGCCTATTTTGCGCCCTCGTTCCAGGCCGCGGTGCCCGAAGCCCAGTTCAAGGCGATGACCGCGAGCATCACCGCCCAATATGGCCGCGCGATCACGGTCGAGGGGGCGCATTCGGCCGATGGGCGTTCGGGCAAGCTGCAACTGCGCTTTGAAAAGGGGGTTGCGACGGTGCTGCTCGATGCAGGGCCACCGCCCGACGAGCGTGTCGCGGGGCTTCGCATCACCGGCTTCACCATGGCGGACGACAGTTTTGCGCGGGTTTCGGGCGACATCGCGGCCCTGCCTGGCGTGACCGGCTTTCTGGTTGCCGAGGTCGATGGCGACGCCCTCCGCTCGATCGCCGCTTCTCATGCGGACAGGCAATTCGCGATCGGATCGGCCTTCAAACTCTATGTGCTCGACGAGCTGGCGGCGCAAATTGCCGCCGGCAAGCGCCGCTGGAACGACGTCGTCCCGCTTTCGCACCTCAGTTTCTCCTCGGCCGCGACCGCGAATTGGCCCAAGGATACGCCGGTGACGCTCCAGACGCTGGCGAACTGGATGATTTCGGTCAGCGACAATGGCGCCGCCGACACGTTGATCCACCTGCTCGGCCGCGACGCGATCGAGGCGCGGATGCGCGCGGCGGGAAACAGCGATCCGTCGCGTACCATCCCCTTTCTGACCACGGTCGAGGCTTTTGCGCTCAAGGGCAATAATTTCACCGATCTGCGCGGAAAATTCGTCGCAGGCGACGATGCGGCGCAGCGCAAGCTGATCGATGGTAACGCCGATCGGCTGGTTCTTTCCAATGTTGACGGCGTCAGCTTCACCGCGGGGCCGCGCTTTATCGACAGTCTTGAATGGTTTGCGTCGCCGGACGATATCGCGCGGCTGATGATCGACCTCAGGCAGCGCGGGTCGGAACCGGCGATGGCGGCGATGGCGATCAACAATGGCCTGGGGCCGGTGGCGGCCGAACCGTGGCGCTATCTCGGCTATAAGGGCGGGTCGGAAAATGGGGTGCTGTCGATGAGCCTGCTCGGTCAGCGCAAGGCCGATGGCAAGTGGTTCGTCGTCACCGCAAGCTGGAACAATGCCGACGCCAATGTCGACACGGTGGTGTTTTCGGGCCTCGTGACCCGCCTGCTGGCGCTGGCGGCGAAATAA
- a CDS encoding RNA polymerase sigma factor, with the protein MTESEQDRLFSEAMAQYAGALARLARGYEADPDLRRDLEQELQVALWQSFAGFDGRCSLSTWVWRVSHNRATSYVLARKRLRGGESIEAIERADEAPSPSDRAEQDQAMALILSIIDRLDPPDRQILLLYLEGVTGAEIADVTGVSSDVAAAKIHRFKAMLTRRFAAAGETR; encoded by the coding sequence GTGACCGAAAGCGAACAGGACAGGCTTTTTTCCGAAGCAATGGCGCAATATGCTGGCGCGCTTGCCCGCCTCGCACGCGGTTATGAAGCCGACCCCGACCTTCGCCGCGACCTCGAACAGGAATTGCAGGTGGCGCTCTGGCAGAGCTTCGCCGGCTTCGACGGCCGCTGTTCGCTCAGCACCTGGGTGTGGCGCGTCTCGCACAATCGCGCGACGTCCTATGTCCTTGCGCGCAAGCGCCTCCGCGGCGGTGAGAGCATCGAGGCCATCGAACGGGCCGATGAGGCGCCATCGCCATCCGACCGCGCCGAACAGGATCAGGCCATGGCGCTGATCCTGTCGATCATCGACCGGCTCGATCCACCCGACCGCCAGATATTATTGCTCTATCTCGAAGGGGTCACGGGCGCCGAAATCGCCGACGTCACCGGCGTTTCGTCCGACGTCGCCGCCGCCAAGATCCACCGTTTCAAGGCCATGCTGACACGCCGCTTCGCGGCGGCAGGAGAAACCCGATGA
- the parE gene encoding DNA topoisomerase IV subunit B, whose product MSHDLFDSKQSATESYDASQIEVLEGLEPVRRRPGMYIGGTDERALHHLAAEVIDNSMDEAVAGHATRIEIELDVGNRLTVIDNGRGMPVDPHPKFPGKSALEVIMTMLHSGGKFEGKAYATSGGLHGVGVSVVNALSIETVIEVARSKQLYRQIFSQGAPQGPLEELGPTPNRRGTSVAFIPDPAIFGEHGRFRPQRLYRMARSKAYLFAGVEIRWKCAAELIGDDTPTEAVFQFPGGLADHLKEQIGTRECATAEPFVGRQDFPGDQGRAEWAIAWPLWSDGSYSWYCNTIPTPAGGTHEAGLRAALTKGLRAFGELIGQKKATQITAEDVFNGGEMMLSVFIRDPQFQSQTKDRLSSPEAARLVENAVRDHFDHYLSDNMDRGRALLGLILERMDERLKRKAEREVKRKTATSGRKLRLPGKLTDCANDGPEGTELFIVEGDSAGGSAKQARNRKTQAILPIRGKILNVASASADKIRANQEIADLALALGCGMRKDCDADRLRYDKIVIMTDADVDGAHIATLLMTFFFQEMPDIVRTGHVYLAQPPLYRLTAGATSAYARDDAHRAELEATVFKGKKVDVGRFKGLGEMNPNQLKETTMDPATRALLKVTLPQEYEERQGVKDLVDRLMGKHPEHRFQFIQANAATLDEAAIDA is encoded by the coding sequence ATGAGTCACGATTTGTTCGACAGCAAACAGTCCGCCACCGAAAGCTACGACGCCTCGCAGATCGAGGTGCTCGAAGGGCTGGAACCGGTGCGCCGCCGACCCGGCATGTATATCGGCGGCACCGATGAGCGCGCGCTCCACCACCTCGCCGCCGAGGTCATCGACAACAGCATGGATGAGGCGGTCGCGGGCCATGCGACACGGATCGAGATCGAACTCGACGTCGGCAATCGCCTGACCGTCATCGACAACGGGCGCGGCATGCCCGTCGATCCGCACCCGAAATTTCCTGGCAAGTCCGCGCTCGAAGTCATCATGACCATGCTCCATTCGGGGGGCAAGTTCGAGGGCAAGGCCTATGCGACCTCGGGCGGTCTCCACGGCGTCGGTGTCAGCGTCGTCAATGCCCTGTCGATTGAAACCGTCATCGAAGTTGCGCGCTCCAAGCAATTGTATCGGCAGATTTTTTCTCAAGGCGCGCCGCAGGGCCCGCTCGAAGAACTGGGCCCGACGCCGAACCGGCGCGGCACCAGCGTCGCCTTCATTCCTGATCCCGCGATTTTCGGCGAGCACGGCCGCTTTCGCCCACAGCGCCTCTATCGCATGGCGCGCTCGAAAGCTTATCTGTTCGCGGGGGTCGAAATCCGCTGGAAATGCGCCGCCGAACTGATCGGTGACGACACTCCGACCGAAGCGGTGTTCCAGTTTCCCGGCGGGCTGGCCGACCATCTGAAGGAACAGATCGGCACCCGCGAATGCGCGACGGCCGAGCCTTTTGTCGGGCGCCAGGATTTCCCCGGCGACCAGGGCCGCGCCGAATGGGCGATCGCCTGGCCCTTGTGGTCCGACGGCAGTTACAGCTGGTATTGCAACACCATCCCCACCCCTGCCGGCGGCACCCATGAGGCGGGGCTGCGCGCGGCGCTGACCAAGGGATTGCGGGCGTTCGGCGAACTGATCGGCCAGAAGAAGGCGACGCAGATCACCGCGGAAGACGTGTTCAACGGCGGCGAGATGATGCTGTCGGTCTTCATCCGCGACCCGCAGTTTCAGAGCCAGACCAAGGATCGCCTGTCGAGCCCGGAGGCCGCGCGCCTCGTCGAAAATGCGGTGCGCGACCATTTCGACCATTATCTGTCCGACAATATGGACCGCGGCCGCGCGCTGCTCGGCCTGATCCTCGAACGCATGGACGAACGGCTGAAACGCAAGGCCGAGCGCGAGGTCAAGCGCAAGACCGCGACCAGCGGACGCAAGCTTCGCCTGCCGGGAAAACTGACAGACTGTGCCAATGACGGCCCCGAAGGCACTGAATTATTTATTGTTGAAGGGGACAGCGCGGGCGGCAGCGCCAAACAGGCGCGCAACCGCAAGACGCAGGCGATCCTGCCGATCCGCGGCAAGATCCTCAATGTTGCGAGCGCCAGCGCCGACAAGATCCGCGCCAACCAGGAAATCGCCGACCTCGCGCTCGCGCTTGGCTGCGGGATGCGCAAGGATTGCGACGCCGATCGCCTGCGCTACGACAAGATCGTCATCATGACCGACGCCGACGTCGACGGGGCGCATATCGCGACCTTGCTGATGACTTTCTTCTTTCAGGAAATGCCCGATATCGTGCGGACCGGGCATGTCTATCTCGCCCAGCCGCCGCTTTACCGCCTCACCGCGGGCGCGACATCGGCCTATGCCCGCGATGACGCGCATCGCGCCGAACTGGAAGCCACGGTTTTCAAAGGCAAGAAGGTCGATGTCGGTCGCTTCAAGGGGCTCGGCGAGATGAACCCGAACCAGCTCAAGGAAACGACGATGGACCCGGCGACGCGCGCGCTGCTCAAGGTCACGCTGCCGCAGGAATATGAGGAGCGGCAAGGGGTCAAGGATCTGGTCGACCGGCTGATGGGCAAGCATCCCGAGCATCGCTTCCAGTTCATCCAGGCCAATGCCGCGACCCTCGACGAGGCAGCGATCGACGCCTGA
- a CDS encoding outer membrane protein — MKFAALLAASAATLFTVPAAAQDASGGGRDTARDFNGPYVSIGGGGTLQGSDRGETLVFDTDRDGSYGDPVKTVGGTDAFAPGFCNGAATGTANVGCRNDKDGPEYFGRLGYDRRMGNIVIGALVEGGRSEARDSVSGFSTTPAAYTLSREADWQASARLRAGYTPGGGALFYVTGGPAYARLDNRFVTTNTANSFADNGKTNGWGYAAGGGAEIMVTNRIGVGLEYLYTDLKDKDYVVNVGAGTANPATNPFLLNGGGTDIQRSDPHFRTHSVRGTLSFRF, encoded by the coding sequence ATGAAATTCGCAGCTCTCCTCGCTGCTTCGGCAGCCACTCTGTTCACGGTTCCCGCAGCGGCGCAAGATGCGTCGGGCGGCGGCCGCGATACGGCGCGGGACTTCAACGGCCCCTATGTCTCGATCGGCGGCGGCGGCACCTTGCAAGGCAGCGATCGCGGCGAGACTCTCGTCTTCGATACCGATCGCGACGGCAGCTATGGCGACCCGGTCAAGACGGTCGGCGGGACCGATGCGTTCGCGCCCGGTTTCTGCAACGGCGCCGCGACCGGCACGGCCAATGTCGGCTGCCGCAACGACAAGGACGGCCCCGAATATTTCGGGCGGCTCGGCTATGACCGGCGCATGGGCAATATCGTCATCGGCGCGCTGGTCGAGGGCGGCCGCAGCGAGGCCCGCGACAGCGTCAGCGGCTTTTCGACCACGCCCGCCGCCTACACGCTGAGCCGCGAAGCCGACTGGCAGGCGAGCGCACGGCTGCGCGCGGGTTATACGCCCGGCGGCGGCGCGCTCTTTTATGTGACGGGCGGTCCGGCCTATGCACGGCTCGACAACCGTTTCGTCACGACCAACACCGCCAACAGCTTCGCCGACAATGGCAAGACCAACGGCTGGGGCTATGCCGCGGGTGGCGGCGCCGAGATCATGGTCACCAACAGGATCGGGGTAGGTCTCGAATATCTCTACACCGATCTCAAGGACAAGGATTATGTCGTGAACGTCGGGGCGGGAACCGCCAATCCCGCGACCAATCCGTTCCTGTTGAACGGCGGCGGGACCGACATCCAGCGCAGCGATCCGCATTTCCGCACCCATAGCGTGCGCGGAACATTGAGCTTCCGCTTCTGA
- a CDS encoding PaaI family thioesterase, with product MRGFEQDFQFARALGLQMVERGDGRCEMAIDIVRDRHFNPQGAAHGGVAYSLADTAMGGALTSLLPDDQWCATLEIKFNYHVRITEGLLTCEAEVLHRGKRVANIDARLYQEGRLVGSANGNFAIIPAAGQRQA from the coding sequence TTGAGAGGTTTTGAGCAGGATTTCCAGTTCGCGCGCGCGCTCGGCCTTCAGATGGTCGAGCGCGGCGACGGTCGCTGCGAGATGGCGATCGATATCGTTCGGGATCGTCATTTCAATCCGCAAGGCGCCGCTCATGGCGGGGTCGCCTATTCGCTTGCCGACACGGCGATGGGCGGCGCGCTGACCAGCCTGCTGCCCGACGATCAATGGTGCGCGACGCTGGAAATCAAGTTCAACTATCATGTCCGCATCACCGAAGGCCTGCTGACCTGCGAAGCCGAGGTTTTGCATCGGGGCAAGCGCGTCGCCAATATCGACGCACGCCTGTATCAGGAAGGGCGGCTCGTCGGCAGCGCGAACGGCAATTTCGCGATCATTCCGGCCGCCGGTCAGCGCCAAGCCTGA
- a CDS encoding GcrA family cell cycle regulator codes for MSWTDERIEQLRNMWEKGLTASQIADELGGVSRNAVIGKAHRLGLKSRPSPVKATEKVAKAPKPVAPKPIAPAAAPRAAAPAFSRPAAPPRTEAKPVAEPRPATEADAADAPPPKPDTPRIVSIGPGGFIRQGPGDQQAPIPPAPPRRLVPAKPSPEIAGKTSLLDLNDRICRWPMGHPGEPDFHFCGVAVNPGFPYCVEHCGRAYQAQLPRGTRRPPPPPPFGGPRVR; via the coding sequence ATGTCATGGACCGATGAGCGCATCGAGCAACTGCGCAACATGTGGGAAAAGGGCCTGACCGCCAGTCAGATCGCCGACGAGCTGGGCGGCGTCAGCCGCAACGCGGTGATCGGCAAGGCGCATCGCCTGGGCCTGAAATCCCGCCCGTCGCCGGTAAAGGCGACCGAAAAGGTGGCGAAGGCTCCCAAACCGGTCGCGCCGAAACCGATCGCGCCCGCAGCCGCCCCGCGCGCGGCGGCGCCCGCTTTCTCGCGCCCGGCCGCCCCGCCGAGGACCGAGGCGAAGCCGGTGGCCGAACCGCGTCCCGCGACTGAAGCCGACGCCGCCGATGCGCCGCCGCCGAAGCCCGACACGCCGCGGATCGTGTCGATCGGCCCCGGCGGCTTTATCCGGCAAGGCCCGGGCGACCAGCAGGCGCCGATCCCGCCCGCGCCGCCGCGCCGGCTGGTGCCCGCGAAGCCCAGCCCCGAGATCGCCGGCAAGACGAGCCTGCTTGACCTCAACGACCGCATCTGCCGCTGGCCGATGGGGCATCCGGGCGAGCCCGACTTTCATTTTTGCGGCGTGGCGGTGAATCCGGGCTTTCCCTATTGCGTCGAGCATTGCGGCCGCGCCTATCAGGCGCAACTGCCGCGCGGCACGCGGCGTCCGCCCCCGCCCCCGCCCTTTGGTGGGCCGCGCGTCCGTTGA